Proteins encoded by one window of Immundisolibacter sp.:
- the rplW gene encoding 50S ribosomal protein L23 yields MNEARLFSIIRAPHISEKSTQMAEKHRQIVFRVALDASKDEIKAAVEHAFSVKVEAVRTLRVKGKPKRQGRRQDWKKSYVTLAPGHDIDFTGAA; encoded by the coding sequence CGTGCGCCGCACATTTCTGAAAAGAGCACGCAGATGGCGGAAAAACACCGCCAGATAGTGTTTCGGGTGGCGCTTGACGCCAGCAAGGATGAAATCAAGGCTGCGGTTGAGCACGCCTTTTCGGTGAAGGTCGAAGCGGTGCGCACCTTGCGTGTCAAGGGCAAGCCAAAGCGCCAGGGCCGGCGCCAGGATTGGAAGAAGAGCTACGTCACGCTCGCCCCGGGTCACGACATCGACTTCACCGGCGCGGCTTGA